The following are from one region of the Polaribacter marinaquae genome:
- a CDS encoding bifunctional 3-deoxy-7-phosphoheptulonate synthase/chorismate mutase type II: protein MKNTKELRTWLDDMKLDHPLVIAGPCSAETEEQVLKIAHELKDSDVNYYRAGIWKPRTRPGNFEGVGALGLGWLKKVKEQTGMKTCTEVANAAHCKLAIEHDVDLLWIGARTAVSPFIMQEIADALHGTDKIVLVKNPINPDLALWLGGIERLYTADIKNLGAIHRGFSTYEKTKYRNVPEWQIAIEFQNKFPDLPLICDPSHITGNREMIFDVSQTALDLNFDGLMIETHFDPDNAWSDAAQQVTPTKLKQIMEDLKIRKETNTEAEYKSSLDNLRAQINVVDNQLVETLGKRMKIADQIGALKKDKNVAVLQSKRWNEILGNMILEGESKGLSEEFVLKMFKAIHQESINHQEKIIKG, encoded by the coding sequence ATGAAGAATACAAAAGAATTAAGAACATGGTTGGATGATATGAAACTAGATCATCCACTAGTAATAGCAGGGCCTTGTAGTGCAGAAACCGAAGAACAGGTTTTAAAAATCGCACACGAATTAAAAGATTCTGATGTAAACTATTATAGAGCAGGAATTTGGAAACCTAGAACAAGACCAGGAAATTTTGAAGGTGTTGGTGCATTAGGTTTAGGTTGGCTTAAAAAAGTAAAAGAACAAACAGGCATGAAAACCTGTACAGAAGTTGCCAATGCAGCGCACTGTAAATTAGCCATAGAACATGATGTAGATTTACTTTGGATTGGTGCAAGAACAGCTGTATCACCATTTATTATGCAAGAAATTGCAGATGCCTTACACGGTACAGATAAAATTGTTTTAGTAAAAAACCCAATAAACCCAGATTTGGCTTTATGGTTAGGTGGTATCGAGCGTTTGTATACAGCAGATATTAAAAATTTAGGAGCAATTCATAGAGGTTTTTCTACATACGAAAAAACAAAATATAGAAATGTTCCAGAATGGCAAATTGCTATCGAGTTTCAAAATAAATTTCCAGATTTACCATTAATTTGCGACCCATCTCATATTACAGGTAACAGAGAAATGATTTTTGATGTTTCTCAAACTGCCTTAGATTTAAACTTCGATGGTTTAATGATAGAAACACATTTCGATCCAGATAACGCATGGTCAGATGCTGCACAACAAGTTACACCAACGAAGTTAAAGCAAATCATGGAAGATCTAAAAATTAGAAAAGAAACAAACACAGAAGCAGAATACAAAAGCAGTTTAGATAACCTAAGAGCGCAAATTAACGTGGTAGATAACCAGTTGGTAGAAACTTTAGGAAAACGAATGAAAATTGCAGATCAAATTGGTGCTTTAAAGAAAGATAAAAACGTTGCAGTTTTACAATCGAAACGATGGAACGAAATCTTAGGAAACATGATTTTAGAAGGTGAAAGTAAAGGATTAAGTGAAGAGTTTGTTTTAAAAATGTTTAAAGCAATTCATCAAGAATCTATCAATCATCAAGAAAAAATTATTAAAGGATAG
- a CDS encoding prephenate dehydrogenase, whose amino-acid sequence MKNIYMIGIGLIGGSFAVDIKNNNPEVKIYGIDANENHLDEALKLGVIEEKATLDNLENADLVIVSIPVDATVKLLPIILDKISDNTLVVDAGSTKEAICKVVEHHPKRRNFLAAHPIAGTENSGPSAAISGLYKGKTNIICEVEKTTFKLQEKALDLFRAIGMRIRYMDPVSHDKHIAYVSHLSHISAFMLGKTVINKEKNERDIFDMAGSGFASTVRLAKSSPAMWTPIFKQNKENVIETLEEYINNLQKFKELMQQDNFSEIFNEMENTNYIKQILNGIK is encoded by the coding sequence ATGAAAAATATATACATGATTGGTATTGGTTTAATTGGCGGTAGTTTTGCTGTCGATATAAAAAATAACAATCCAGAAGTTAAAATTTACGGAATTGATGCCAATGAAAACCATTTAGACGAAGCTCTAAAATTAGGTGTAATAGAAGAAAAAGCAACTTTAGATAATTTAGAAAATGCCGATTTGGTAATTGTGTCGATTCCGGTAGATGCAACTGTAAAATTATTACCAATAATTTTAGATAAAATTTCTGATAATACGTTGGTTGTAGATGCAGGCTCAACAAAAGAAGCAATTTGTAAAGTGGTTGAACATCATCCAAAAAGAAGAAATTTTTTAGCAGCACACCCAATTGCAGGAACAGAAAATTCAGGGCCATCAGCAGCAATTTCTGGCTTATACAAAGGGAAAACGAACATTATTTGCGAGGTAGAAAAAACAACTTTTAAATTGCAAGAAAAAGCATTAGACCTTTTTAGAGCTATTGGAATGCGTATTCGTTACATGGATCCTGTTTCGCATGACAAGCATATTGCGTATGTTTCGCACTTATCTCACATTAGCGCATTTATGTTAGGTAAAACAGTAATAAATAAAGAAAAAAACGAGCGCGATATTTTTGATATGGCAGGTTCTGGTTTTGCATCAACAGTGCGTTTGGCAAAAAGTTCGCCAGCAATGTGGACACCAATTTTTAAACAAAACAAAGAAAACGTAATAGAAACGTTAGAAGAATACATCAATAATTTACAAAAATTTAAAGAATTGATGCAACAAGATAATTTCTCTGAAATTTTTAACGAAATGGAGAATACAAATTATATAAAACAAATTTTAAACGGCATAAAATAA
- a CDS encoding pyridoxal phosphate-dependent aminotransferase — protein MIKAAKRLDTVQEYYFSKKLREVRGLAAAGKPIINMGIGSPDLQPPTKVLDAISNSLGDSSAHKYQSYQGLPELRNAISSFYKSKFSVDANPENEILPLMGSKEGIMHISMAFLNEGDKVLIPNPGYPTYTSVTKLVGAEPLFYNLSDATNWQPDFETLENLDLSNVKIMWVNYPHMPTGTDATLITFQKLVAFGKKHNILIVNDNPYSFILNDNPISILQVDGAKEIALELNSLSKTFNMAGWRVGMLLGNATYIDEVLKVKSNMDSGMFYGIQKGAIEALQLSDSWFSDQNKIYEERRNLIWQLADKLDATYNKNATGLFVWAKIPEGKKSEEVTDAVLYDKDIFITPGTIFGSQGEGYIRFSLCVTTDIIKEAISRL, from the coding sequence ATGATTAAAGCTGCCAAAAGATTAGATACAGTACAAGAATATTATTTCTCTAAAAAATTAAGAGAAGTTAGAGGTTTAGCTGCTGCAGGAAAACCAATTATTAATATGGGAATTGGTTCTCCGGATTTACAACCGCCAACAAAAGTATTAGACGCAATTTCTAATAGTTTGGGTGATTCGAGTGCACATAAATATCAATCTTACCAAGGTTTACCAGAATTAAGAAATGCAATTTCAAGTTTTTATAAAAGCAAGTTTTCTGTAGATGCAAATCCAGAAAATGAAATTTTGCCTTTAATGGGAAGTAAAGAAGGGATTATGCATATTTCTATGGCTTTTTTAAACGAAGGCGATAAAGTTTTAATTCCGAATCCTGGTTATCCAACGTATACATCTGTAACAAAATTGGTGGGTGCAGAACCATTGTTTTACAATTTAAGTGATGCAACTAATTGGCAACCAGATTTTGAAACATTAGAAAATCTAGATTTATCTAATGTAAAAATTATGTGGGTAAATTATCCGCATATGCCAACAGGTACAGATGCAACATTAATAACTTTTCAAAAATTAGTAGCATTTGGTAAAAAGCATAATATTTTAATTGTAAATGATAATCCGTATAGTTTTATTTTAAATGATAATCCTATTAGTATTTTACAAGTTGATGGCGCAAAAGAAATTGCTTTAGAATTGAATTCTTTAAGTAAAACTTTTAATATGGCTGGTTGGCGAGTTGGAATGTTGTTAGGAAATGCAACATATATCGACGAAGTTTTAAAAGTAAAATCGAACATGGATTCTGGTATGTTTTACGGAATTCAAAAAGGAGCAATAGAAGCTTTACAATTATCTGATAGTTGGTTTTCTGATCAAAATAAAATTTATGAAGAACGCAGAAATCTAATTTGGCAATTAGCAGATAAATTAGATGCTACTTATAATAAAAATGCAACAGGCTTATTTGTTTGGGCAAAAATACCCGAAGGAAAAAAATCTGAAGAAGTTACAGATGCAGTTTTATACGATAAAGATATTTTTATAACACCAGGAACCATTTTCGGTTCGCAAGGAGAAGGATATATTCGTTTTTCATTGTGTGTAACAACAGATATAATTAAAGAAGCAATATCAAGATTATAG
- a CDS encoding prephenate dehydratase — protein sequence MKKVIAIQGAEGSNHHKVARDFYGASIDLIECMSFDTLVDNLLDATASLGVMAIENTIAGSIIPNYALIDKNNLHITGEEYLNIHHHLMALEGQKIEDIKEVWSHPMALLQCKEFFKKYPQIKLVEDVDTAEVAKRISKENLVGIAAIAPKIAAEIFNLEVIEDEIQTIKDNATRFVIVQTTAPEINEKVNKASLKFQLDHKRGSLAAILNVLSDCKMNLTKIQSLPVIESPWKYSFFVDVTFDAYKDYEKAKAIIEIMAEEFKILGTYKNGRK from the coding sequence ATGAAAAAAGTAATCGCCATACAAGGAGCCGAAGGTTCAAATCATCATAAAGTTGCAAGAGACTTTTATGGTGCATCTATAGATTTAATAGAATGCATGTCTTTTGATACTTTGGTAGATAACTTATTAGATGCAACAGCAAGCCTTGGTGTTATGGCTATCGAAAATACAATTGCAGGTTCTATTATACCAAATTATGCATTAATTGATAAAAATAATTTACATATTACCGGTGAAGAATATCTAAATATTCACCACCATTTAATGGCTTTAGAAGGTCAGAAAATAGAAGACATCAAAGAGGTTTGGTCGCATCCGATGGCGTTATTACAATGTAAGGAGTTCTTTAAAAAATATCCGCAGATAAAATTAGTAGAAGATGTAGATACTGCAGAAGTAGCAAAAAGAATTTCTAAAGAAAATTTAGTGGGTATTGCAGCTATTGCTCCAAAAATTGCTGCAGAAATTTTTAATTTAGAGGTAATAGAAGATGAAATTCAAACAATAAAAGATAATGCAACAAGATTTGTAATTGTACAAACAACAGCGCCAGAAATAAACGAAAAAGTTAATAAGGCATCTTTAAAATTTCAATTAGATCATAAAAGAGGAAGTTTAGCGGCAATATTAAATGTGTTAAGCGATTGTAAAATGAATTTAACTAAAATTCAATCTTTACCGGTTATAGAATCTCCTTGGAAATATTCATTTTTTGTTGATGTTACTTTTGATGCTTACAAAGATTACGAAAAAGCAAAAGCTATTATAGAAATAATGGCAGAAGAATTTAAGATATTAGGAACGTATAAAAATGGGAGAAAATGA
- the rpsO gene encoding 30S ribosomal protein S15: MYLTKEVKESIFEKHGKGKNDTGSSEGQIALFTHRINHLTEHLKRNRKDFNTERSLVMMVGKRRSLLDYLKKTEINRYRAIIKELGIRK; this comes from the coding sequence ATGTACTTAACTAAAGAAGTTAAAGAAAGCATTTTCGAAAAACACGGTAAAGGAAAAAACGATACTGGTTCTTCAGAAGGGCAAATCGCGTTATTTACGCACAGAATTAACCATTTAACAGAGCATTTAAAAAGAAATCGTAAAGATTTTAATACAGAGCGTTCATTAGTAATGATGGTAGGTAAACGTAGAAGTTTATTAGATTATCTAAAGAAAACTGAAATCAACAGATATCGTGCGATTATCAAAGAATTAGGAATTAGAAAATAA